A single Anabas testudineus chromosome 10, fAnaTes1.2, whole genome shotgun sequence DNA region contains:
- the si:ch211-255i20.3 gene encoding transmembrane emp24 domain-containing protein 11 has product MGLRGTGFLLHCYLMLATAMYFDLGEQEEKCIIEEVPEDMLVTGFFLLEPWDLNTFTHSPHLGATVTVRDSNYEVLMSKRFGKFGKFTFTAHTSGQHYLCFQTNSTRFAVFAAEKLKLHLDVQMGEHSIDHSTDKTKDSMKILEDSLSHLIDQMTYITKQQEYQREKEEVFRRISEDANSKVLWWAVVQTSILLTVGLWQMKRLKDFFIAKKLV; this is encoded by the exons ATGGGTTTGCGAGGCACTGGCTTTCTCCTCCACTGTTACCTGATGTTGGCAACAGCCATGTATTTCGATCTCggagagcaggaggaaaaaTGCATCATCGAAGAGGTTCCTGAAGACATGCTGGTGACTG GTTTTTTCTTGTTGGAGCCGTGGGATCTGAATACATTCACTCATTCCCCTCATCTGGGCGCCACTGTGACAGTGAGAGACTCAAACTATGAG GTTCTGATGTCCAAGCGCTTTGGTAAATTTGGTAAATTCACCTTCACAGCTCACACCTCTGGTCAACATTATCTTTGCTTCCAAACCAACTCCACAAGGTTTGCCGTATTTGCTGCAGAAAAGCTG AAGCTACATCTAGATGTTCAGATGGGAGAGCACTCGATTGACCACAGTACTGACAAGACTAAAGACAGCATGAAGATTCTGGAGGACAGCCTAAGTCACCTCATAGATCAGATGACGTACATCACCAAGCAGCAGGAGTACCAGAGA gagaaagaggaagtgttTCGTCGGATCAGTGAAGACGCAAACAGTAAAGTGTTGTGGTGGGCCGTGGTGCAGACCTCTATCCTGCTGACAGTTGGTTTATGGCAGATGAAACGACTCAAAGACTTCTTCATCGCCAAGAAACTGGTCTGA